The DNA window AGGGACGACGTGCTGCGGGTGATGGACGGGTACGGGCTGGAGTCCGCGCATCTCGTCTGCCACTCGGCGGGCGGCCTGCTCGGCCAGTTCATCGCCGTGGAGCGGCCCGAACGGGTGCGCACCCTCACCGTGATCGGCTCCTCGCCGCTGGGCGGGCACGAGGGCGCGACCATCCTGCGGGCGCTCACCGGGCAGCCGCAGCCGGAGGGGAGCCTGCCGCCGCCCCGGCCGGAGTTCGTGGCGTACTACACCAGGATGATCACCGCGCCGCCGCCCGCCGACCGGCGCGAGCAGGTGCGGCGGATGATCGACGAGGCCCGGGTGCTGCACGGCACGGCGCTGCCGTTCGACGAGGACGCCGAGCGCCGGCTCCAGGAACGGGTGCTGGAGCGGGCCCGGGACCTGTCGTCCGTGACCAACCACCGCCTGGCGCACGCGGCCTGCCCCGACTTCGAGCCTGAGGGCGTGCTCGGGCGGGTGCAGGCGCCGACGCTGGTGATCGAGGGCACCCACGAGCCCGCCAAGCCCGGGCACGGAGCCCTCATCGCCGAGCGGATCCCCGGCGCGGAGCTGCTGATGATCGACGGGATGGGGCACACGATGCCGCCCCAGGTCCACGCGGAGCTGGCCGCCGCGATCATCCGTCACACCGCGCCGTGACCCGCCGGGTGGGTCGCCGCCCGGCTCCGGCGCCGCGGGCACGCCCGCCCGGCCGGGCCGGGCGGGTCATCGCCCGCGCTCGGACTCCTGCTCCGAGGCCGTGGACGGGTACAGCTCCTCGCGCCGCGTGTCGGCGCCCAGCTCCTCGCGAAGCCGGTCGTAGTCGATGTTGTGGTTGGCGTACTTCAGCTGGCGAGCGACCTTCGTCTGCTTCGCCTTGGCTCTTCCTCGGCCCATGGCTACTCCCTAGTCCCCGCCGCCATACTATCCAACGACGTTACGACTTGAAGAATTATGCAACCGCACTGGATTAGTCTTGCAGTATGCACGTGGAGGTCTATCAGGCCAAAGCCGACTTCTTCCGTACGCTCGGCCACCCCGCTCGCATCAGAGTGTTGGAGCTTCTTCAGGAAGGGCCCCTACCCGTCAGGGACCTGCTGGCCCAGATCGACATCGAGCCGTCGAGCCTTTCCCAGCAGCTCGCGGTCCTGCGCAGGGCGGGGATCGTGAGCGCCATCCGCGAGGGCAGCACGGTGGTCTACACGCTGGCCACGCCCGAGCTGGCCGATCTGCTCGGCGCCGCCCGCCGGATTCTCACCGACATGCTCGCCGACCAGGGCGAGCTGCTCGCCGAGCTGAGAGCCGAGGTCACCTAGCGGGGCCGCCGCGCGGTGGGGCCGAATGGGCGGAGGGCCAGATCAAGTAGGCTCCTGGCCATGGTCTCCGAGCTGTTCGATCCCAAGGCGTGGCAGGCGGTCGAGGGATTCGACTTCACCGACATCACCTACCACCGGGCGGTCGACCAGGGCACCGTGCGCATCGCCTTCAACCGTCCCGAGGTGCGCAACGCCTTCCGCCCGCAGACGGTGGACGAGCTCTACCGGGCACTCGACCACGCCCGGCAGACGACCGACGTCGGCTGCGTGCTGCTCACCGGCAACGGCCCCTCGCCCAAGGACGGCGGCTGGGCCTTCTGCTCCGGCGGCGACCAGCGCATCCGGGGCAAGGACGGCTACCAGTACGCCGACGGCTCGGCCTCGACCGGCCGCCTGCACATCCTGGAGGTGCAGCGGCTCATCCGCTTCATGCCGAAGGTCGTGATCTGCGTGGTGCCCGGCTGGGCCGCGGGCGGCGGCCACAGCCTCCACGTGGTGGCCGACCTCACGCTGGCCAGCGCCGAGCACGCCCGCTTCAAGCAGACCGACGCCGACGTCGCCAGCTTCGACGGCGGCTTCGGCTCGGCCTACCTCGCCCGCCAGGTCGGGCAGAAGTTCGCGCGGGAGATCTTCTTCCTCGGCGACACCTACACCGCCGAGGACGCCTGCCGCATGGGCATGGTCAACGCCGTGGTGCCGCACGCCGAGCTGGAGAGCACGGCCCTGGAGTGGGCCCGCAAGATCAACGGCAAGTCGCCGACCGCGCAGCGGATGCTCAAGTTCGCCTTCAACCTGATCGACGACGGGATGGTCGGGCAGCAGGTGTTCGCGGGCGAGGCCACGCGGCTCGCCTACATGACGGACGAGGCGGCCGAGGGGCGCGACTCGTTCCTGGAGAAGCGCGAACCCGACTGGTCGCCCTTCCCCTGGCACTTCTAGGGCCGCCGGTCGCCCATGAGGATCGTGGTCCCTGAGGCGCTGACCGCCTCGCACGTCAAATGGGACGGCGAGGCCGGCCGCGCTCAAGCTGCAGCCGGTCAACGACGAGAACGCCACCGAGGCCGTGGGCCTCGCCGCCTGGGACGGCGACGGCGTGGTCCGCCTGCTCGCCGCCGACCCGGCGACCGGCACCCTGCTGCTGGAGCGCCTGCACGCCGGGCGCTCGCTGTCGGCGCTGCCTGACGACCTCGCGGCGCTGGAGATCCTCACCGCCCTCCTCGCCCGCCTGGTCTCCCGTCCCGCCCCGCCCGGCCTGCGCCGCCTGGCGGACATCGCCCAGGACCTGCTCGACGACGTGGACCAGGCGCACACCGCGCTGCCGCGCGAGCGGGACCGCCGCCTGCTGCGCGACTGCGCCGGCGCGCTCGCCGAGGTCGT is part of the Nonomuraea coxensis DSM 45129 genome and encodes:
- a CDS encoding alpha/beta fold hydrolase encodes the protein MTTNMIEINGGDLWTEEFGDPAHPPILLVMGSMSQGVLWPDELVGRLVAAGRRVIRYDHRDTGRSATFDFAEQPYTWHDIRDDVLRVMDGYGLESAHLVCHSAGGLLGQFIAVERPERVRTLTVIGSSPLGGHEGATILRALTGQPQPEGSLPPPRPEFVAYYTRMITAPPPADRREQVRRMIDEARVLHGTALPFDEDAERRLQERVLERARDLSSVTNHRLAHAACPDFEPEGVLGRVQAPTLVIEGTHEPAKPGHGALIAERIPGAELLMIDGMGHTMPPQVHAELAAAIIRHTAP
- a CDS encoding DUF3073 family protein; this encodes MGRGRAKAKQTKVARQLKYANHNIDYDRLREELGADTRREELYPSTASEQESERGR
- a CDS encoding ArsR/SmtB family transcription factor, whose translation is MHVEVYQAKADFFRTLGHPARIRVLELLQEGPLPVRDLLAQIDIEPSSLSQQLAVLRRAGIVSAIREGSTVVYTLATPELADLLGAARRILTDMLADQGELLAELRAEVT
- a CDS encoding 1,4-dihydroxy-2-naphthoyl-CoA synthase codes for the protein MVSELFDPKAWQAVEGFDFTDITYHRAVDQGTVRIAFNRPEVRNAFRPQTVDELYRALDHARQTTDVGCVLLTGNGPSPKDGGWAFCSGGDQRIRGKDGYQYADGSASTGRLHILEVQRLIRFMPKVVICVVPGWAAGGGHSLHVVADLTLASAEHARFKQTDADVASFDGGFGSAYLARQVGQKFAREIFFLGDTYTAEDACRMGMVNAVVPHAELESTALEWARKINGKSPTAQRMLKFAFNLIDDGMVGQQVFAGEATRLAYMTDEAAEGRDSFLEKREPDWSPFPWHF